One stretch of Tepiditoga spiralis DNA includes these proteins:
- a CDS encoding deoxynucleoside kinase yields MIDNNILNFFKQKKIRIHIEGNIGCGKTTLANALFEKLNADELILEEFENNPYLPLLYQKKDVGFQTEMFFLVSRFKQYKNELQNKFIISDYDMLKNKIFAEITIKDENEKDKFLKIYDILNEEIRSPDVLIYIDINTEVAIQRIKKRSRSIEKIIEKDYLEVVNNSYKKYFKKQKNYIKIDGNTFNVFEEKELNELILKIKKFVEKN; encoded by the coding sequence ATGATAGATAATAATATACTTAATTTTTTTAAACAAAAAAAAATTAGAATTCATATTGAAGGAAATATTGGTTGTGGAAAAACAACACTTGCTAATGCTTTATTTGAAAAATTAAACGCTGATGAATTGATTTTAGAAGAATTTGAAAATAATCCTTATCTTCCTTTATTATATCAAAAAAAAGATGTTGGTTTTCAAACTGAAATGTTTTTTTTAGTTTCACGATTTAAACAGTATAAAAATGAATTGCAAAATAAATTTATAATTTCAGATTATGATATGTTGAAAAATAAAATATTTGCTGAAATAACTATAAAAGATGAAAATGAAAAAGATAAGTTCTTAAAAATATATGATATTTTAAATGAAGAGATAAGGAGTCCAGATGTTTTAATATATATAGATATAAATACAGAAGTAGCAATACAAAGGATAAAAAAAAGAAGTAGAAGTATAGAAAAAATTATAGAAAAAGACTATTTAGAAGTAGTTAATAATAGTTATAAAAAATATTTTAAAAAACAAAAAAATTATATAAAAATTGATGGAAATACTTTCAATGTTTTTGAAGAAAAAGAATTAAATGAATTGATTTTAAAAATAAAAAAATTTGTAGAAAAAAACTGA
- a CDS encoding metallophosphoesterase family protein, giving the protein MKILHTADWHLGKMLEGYSRINEQREFINEFIEIVKRKNPDLIIIAGDIFDTYNPPSEAEYLFNYAIKNISEEGKRAVIIIAGNHDSPERLESIKPLANEFGVLIFGTPKSKTEYTYYKGFSVINSEESYIEILKDNEKAAIIALPYPSEKRLNEIFEKKINDKDFQKTYSERIGELFNNLSKKYFKKDTINILVSHFFVNGGSSTESERNIELGGIYTINPEHLPKNADYIALGHLHNQQKVSKHKNAFFSGSPIQYSKSESNHIKGVLFVEIQKNKKVNIEKIMLKNYKPIEIWKTNSIDEAINLCKKNSEKNVWAYLEIKTKNPLTGEEIKELKKYKKDLLEIKPIFTDILKEKTEQEFEKTYTDLELFKMYYKSINNIEPKNELVQTFLELINKVGE; this is encoded by the coding sequence ATGAAAATATTACATACTGCAGATTGGCATCTTGGAAAGATGCTTGAAGGATACAGTAGAATAAATGAACAAAGAGAATTTATCAATGAATTTATAGAAATAGTTAAAAGAAAAAATCCAGATTTAATAATTATAGCAGGAGATATTTTTGATACTTATAATCCTCCATCAGAAGCTGAATACTTATTTAATTATGCAATAAAAAATATCTCAGAAGAAGGAAAAAGAGCTGTAATTATAATAGCAGGAAACCACGATAGTCCAGAGAGACTTGAAAGTATTAAACCTTTAGCAAATGAATTTGGTGTCTTGATATTTGGAACACCAAAAAGTAAAACTGAATACACTTATTATAAAGGATTTTCAGTTATTAATTCAGAAGAAAGCTATATTGAAATACTAAAAGATAATGAAAAAGCAGCAATAATTGCTTTACCTTATCCAAGTGAAAAAAGACTAAATGAAATCTTTGAAAAAAAAATAAATGATAAAGATTTTCAAAAAACGTACTCTGAAAGAATAGGAGAATTATTTAATAATTTATCCAAAAAATATTTTAAAAAAGATACAATAAATATACTTGTTTCTCATTTTTTTGTCAATGGTGGTTCTTCAACGGAATCAGAAAGAAACATTGAACTTGGTGGAATTTATACAATAAATCCAGAGCATCTTCCTAAAAATGCAGATTATATTGCACTTGGACATCTTCATAATCAACAAAAAGTTTCAAAACATAAAAATGCATTTTTTTCTGGTTCTCCAATTCAATACAGTAAAAGTGAATCAAATCATATAAAAGGAGTTCTTTTTGTTGAAATACAAAAAAATAAAAAAGTAAATATAGAAAAAATAATGCTAAAAAATTATAAACCTATTGAAATCTGGAAAACTAATTCAATTGATGAAGCAATTAATTTGTGTAAAAAAAATTCAGAAAAAAATGTATGGGCTTATCTTGAAATAAAAACAAAAAACCCTCTTACTGGTGAAGAAATAAAGGAACTTAAAAAATATAAAAAGGATCTATTAGAAATAAAACCAATATTTACAGATATACTTAAAGAAAAAACTGAACAAGAATTTGAAAAAACTTATACAGATTTAGAACTATTTAAAATGTATTATAAAAGTATAAACAATATTGAACCAAAAAATGAATTAGTTCAAACATTTTTAGAATTAATAAATAAGGTTGGTGAATAA